One region of Helicobacter pylori genomic DNA includes:
- a CDS encoding 3-oxoacid CoA-transferase subunit B yields the protein MREAIIKRAAKELKEGMYVNLGIGLPTLVANEVSGMNIVFQSENGLLGIGAYPLEGGVDADLINAGKETVTVVPGASFFNSADSFAMIRGGHIDLAILGGMEVSQNGDLANWMIPKKLIKGMGGAMDLVHGAKKVIVIMEHCNKYGESKVKKECSLPLTGKGVVHQLITDLAVFEFSNNAMKLVELQEGVSLDQVKEKTEAEFEVHL from the coding sequence ATGAGAGAGGCCATCATTAAAAGAGCGGCAAAGGAATTAAAAGAGGGCATGTATGTGAATTTAGGGATAGGATTGCCCACGCTGGTGGCTAATGAAGTGAGCGGGATGAATATCGTTTTCCAAAGCGAGAACGGGCTATTAGGGATTGGTGCTTACCCTTTAGAAGGGGGCGTTGATGCGGATCTCATCAATGCAGGAAAGGAAACCGTAACCGTGGTGCCGGGCGCTTCGTTTTTCAATAGCGCGGATTCGTTTGCGATGATTCGTGGGGGGCATATTGATCTAGCGATTTTAGGGGGAATGGAAGTCTCGCAAAATGGGGATTTGGCTAATTGGATGATCCCTAAAAAACTCATAAAAGGCATGGGAGGGGCTATGGATTTGGTGCATGGCGCTAAAAAAGTGATTGTCATCATGGAGCATTGCAACAAATACGGGGAGTCTAAAGTGAAAAAAGAATGCTCATTGCCCTTAACGGGAAAAGGCGTGGTGCATCAATTGATAACGGATTTAGCGGTGTTTGAGTTTTCCAATAACGCCATGAAATTAGTGGAATTGCAAGAGGGGGTCAGCCTTGATCAAGTGAAAGAAAAAACAGAAGCTGAATTTGAAGTGCATCTATAG
- a CDS encoding pantothenate kinase — translation MSGLKAFSCVVVLCGAMANAAVASPKIEARGELGKFIGGGVGGFVGDKMGGFVGSAIGGYIGSEVGDRVEDYIRGVDREPQTKEPQAPREPIRDLYDYGYSFGHAW, via the coding sequence ATGAGTGGATTAAAAGCATTTAGTTGTGTAGTGGTTTTATGCGGTGCAATGGCTAATGCGGCTGTAGCTAGTCCTAAAATAGAGGCAAGGGGTGAATTAGGCAAATTTATAGGGGGTGGTGTTGGGGGTTTTGTTGGTGATAAAATGGGCGGATTTGTTGGTAGTGCAATAGGAGGATATATTGGGTCTGAAGTAGGCGATAGGGTAGAAGATTATATCCGTGGCGTTGATAGAGAGCCTCAAACTAAAGAACCACAAGCCCCAAGAGAACCTATCCGTGATCTTTATGATTACGGCTATAGTTTTGGGCATGCTTGGTGA
- a CDS encoding acetyl-CoA C-acetyltransferase, whose amino-acid sequence MNEVVIVAAKRSAVGSFLGSLKNVGAREMGVCVLKDALNAISLKPSDVDSVILGNVLGAGLGQNIARQIQLDAGIPNDKNAFSVNMVCGSSMKAIQLAHDSIMLGRDEVVVCGGVENMSAAPYLSFDMREGKRMGNANMIDSMIHDGLWDAFNDYHMGITADNVAQAYHISREDQDNFALQSQLKARTAINAGKFQEEITPIEIANKKGVVVFKEDEYPRDTTLESLAKLKPAFKKDGSVTAGNSSGINDGASIIILCSAKKAQTLGLKAMATIKGFGLGGCSPDIMGICPSIAIKNNLKNVKMNLNDINLFELNEAFAAQSIAVLKELELNPNIVNVNGGAIAIGHPIGASGARILVTLLHEMKRSGHGVGCASLCVGGGQGLSVVVEQK is encoded by the coding sequence ATGAATGAAGTGGTTATAGTGGCGGCAAAGCGTAGCGCTGTAGGGAGTTTTTTAGGCTCTCTAAAGAATGTAGGCGCTAGAGAAATGGGTGTTTGCGTGCTTAAAGATGCTTTGAATGCGATCTCTCTTAAGCCTAGCGATGTGGATTCCGTCATTTTAGGCAATGTTTTAGGTGCTGGTTTGGGTCAAAATATCGCCAGACAGATCCAACTAGACGCCGGTATCCCTAATGACAAAAACGCTTTTAGCGTCAATATGGTTTGTGGATCGTCTATGAAAGCCATTCAATTAGCGCATGACAGCATCATGCTTGGGCGCGATGAGGTGGTGGTGTGCGGTGGCGTGGAGAACATGAGCGCAGCGCCCTATCTGTCGTTTGATATGCGAGAGGGGAAAAGAATGGGGAATGCGAACATGATAGATTCCATGATACATGACGGGCTATGGGATGCGTTCAATGATTACCACATGGGGATCACCGCTGATAATGTCGCTCAAGCATACCACATAAGCCGAGAAGATCAAGATAATTTCGCGCTCCAATCGCAACTCAAAGCAAGAACCGCCATCAATGCAGGGAAATTCCAAGAAGAAATCACGCCTATTGAAATAGCGAATAAAAAAGGCGTGGTGGTTTTTAAAGAAGACGAATACCCTAGAGACACGACGCTAGAATCCCTTGCAAAGCTCAAACCCGCTTTCAAAAAAGACGGATCGGTAACGGCAGGGAATTCATCAGGGATCAATGATGGCGCGAGTATTATCATTTTATGCAGCGCTAAAAAAGCCCAAACATTGGGGTTAAAAGCCATGGCCACTATCAAGGGGTTTGGTTTGGGTGGTTGCAGTCCGGATATAATGGGTATATGCCCTAGCATCGCTATTAAAAACAACCTTAAAAATGTCAAAATGAATCTCAACGACATCAATCTTTTTGAACTCAATGAAGCTTTTGCCGCACAAAGCATCGCCGTGTTAAAAGAGCTTGAATTAAACCCTAATATCGTGAATGTGAATGGAGGCGCGATAGCGATTGGCCACCCTATTGGCGCGAGCGGCGCTAGGATATTAGTGACTTTATTGCATGAAATGAAAAGGAGCGGGCATGGCGTGGGTTGCGCGTCGTTGTGCGTGGGTGGCGGTCAAGGGCTATCAGTGGTAGTTGAACAAAAATAA
- the glmU gene encoding bifunctional UDP-N-acetylglucosamine diphosphorylase/glucosamine-1-phosphate N-acetyltransferase GlmU has translation MLSVIILAAGKGTRMHSSLPKTLHTICGEPMLFYILETAFSISDDVHLILHHQQERIKEAVLKRFKGVIFHTQIVEKYSGTGGAIMQEDKTPIPTKHERVLILNADMPLITKDALAPLLKSHNNAIGLLHLADPKGYGRVILEDYQVKKIVEEKDANDGEKTIKSVNAGVYGFEREFLEKYLPKLHDQNAQKEYYLTDLIALGINENETIDAIFLEEECFLGVNSQTERAKAEEIMLERLRKNAMDLGVAMQLPNSIYLEKGVSFKGECVLEQGVRLIGNCLIENAHIKAYSVIEESQIINSSVGPFAHARPKSVICNSHVGNFVETKNAKLQGAKAGHLSYLGDCEIGKNTNVGAGVITCNYDGKKKHQTIIGENVFIGSDSQLVAPINIGSNVLIGSGTTITKDIPSGSLSLSRAPQTNIENGYFKFFKKP, from the coding sequence ATGCTTTCTGTCATCATACTGGCCGCTGGTAAAGGCACTCGCATGCATTCTAGCCTGCCTAAAACTTTACACACGATTTGCGGGGAGCCTATGTTGTTTTACATTTTAGAAACAGCCTTTTCAATCAGCGATGATGTGCATCTCATCTTGCACCACCAACAAGAACGCATTAAAGAAGCGGTGTTGAAGCGTTTTAAGGGCGTAATTTTCCACACTCAAATCGTGGAAAAATATTCAGGGACGGGTGGGGCTATCATGCAAGAAGATAAAACGCCTATTCCCACGAAACATGAGCGGGTTTTGATTTTGAATGCGGACATGCCCTTAATCACTAAAGACGCTCTCGCCCCCTTATTAAAAAGCCATAATAACGCTATAGGCTTACTCCATTTGGCTGACCCTAAAGGTTATGGGCGCGTTATTTTAGAAGATTATCAGGTTAAAAAGATTGTAGAAGAAAAGGACGCTAATGATGGAGAAAAAACCATTAAAAGCGTGAATGCTGGCGTGTATGGGTTTGAAAGGGAGTTTTTAGAAAAATACTTACCCAAGCTCCATGACCAAAACGCCCAAAAAGAATACTACCTCACGGATTTAATCGCCCTAGGAATCAACGAAAACGAAACCATTGACGCTATTTTCTTAGAAGAAGAGTGCTTTTTAGGGGTGAATAGCCAAACAGAAAGGGCGAAAGCTGAAGAAATCATGCTAGAAAGACTGCGAAAAAACGCCATGGACTTGGGGGTAGCGATGCAATTGCCTAATAGCATTTATTTAGAAAAAGGCGTGAGTTTTAAGGGGGAGTGCGTTTTAGAGCAAGGGGTGCGTTTGATTGGGAATTGCTTAATAGAAAATGCGCATATTAAGGCTTATAGCGTGATAGAAGAGAGCCAGATCATTAATAGCAGTGTGGGGCCGTTTGCCCATGCGCGCCCTAAAAGTGTGATTTGCAATAGCCATGTGGGGAATTTTGTAGAAACTAAGAACGCTAAACTTCAAGGCGCTAAAGCAGGGCATTTGAGCTATTTAGGGGATTGTGAGATAGGGAAAAACACAAATGTAGGGGCTGGCGTGATCACTTGCAATTACGATGGCAAAAAGAAGCACCAAACGATCATCGGTGAAAATGTCTTTATAGGGAGCGATAGCCAGCTAGTCGCCCCTATAAACATCGGCTCTAATGTCTTAATCGGCAGCGGCACCACCATCACTAAAGACATTCCTAGCGGTTCGTTAAGCCTTTCACGCGCCCCTCAAACTAACATTGAAAACGGGTATTTTAAGTTTTTTAAGAAGCCTTAA
- the feoB gene encoding ferrous iron transport protein B, translating to MKEITIALVGQPNVGKSSLINALSNAHLKVGNFAGVTVDKMEVSLIHKEHQITIIDLPGTYALNDFTTEEKVTKDFLEKGQYDLILNVVDSTNLERNLALSAQLLDTNKKMLLALNMWDEAQKEGIKINTEKLSQELGVVCVPTSARSKEDRLNTELLLDEIVRLYSQNATNNESIKVPSQSFKESLKYSQSAQRIAQSVISENKQNASFEHTYKIDKILMHPRYGIFIFLGFMFVIFSLSFLIGGGVQKALEEGFKFLSDSIKENVANEDLASLVGDGIIGGVGATVSFLPLIVVLYFGISLLETTGYMSRVAFLLDGILHKFGLHGKSFIPLITGFGCSVPAYMATRTLQNYNERLITLFVIGFMSCSARLPIYVLFVGSFFPSSSAGFVLFCIYILGAVVALVMAKLLKLSVFKGQTESFIMEMPKYRLPSWRMVYFSIYTKSLSYLKKAGTYILVGAILIWFMSQYPKSDAAMKTYKQESLLVDKDTTLSSEVKEEKLKELKAKLDQKNLKNSIVGRGGAYLEKVFSPMDFDWRLSVSLVTGFMAKEVVVSTLGVLFSLGDQNEKSDAFREILRKEVSVPSGIAFIVFVMFYIPCFAATITFGREAGGIKFVAYLFIFTTVVAYAFSLIAFYATQILV from the coding sequence ATGAAAGAAATCACTATCGCCCTTGTGGGCCAGCCTAATGTGGGGAAATCGTCCCTCATCAACGCTTTGAGTAACGCCCATTTGAAAGTGGGGAATTTTGCTGGGGTTACCGTGGATAAAATGGAAGTGAGTTTGATCCATAAAGAGCATCAAATCACTATCATTGATCTACCTGGCACTTACGCGCTCAATGACTTCACCACTGAAGAGAAGGTTACTAAAGATTTTTTAGAAAAAGGGCAATACGATCTCATTCTTAATGTGGTGGATTCCACCAATTTAGAGCGTAATTTAGCCTTAAGCGCGCAGCTATTAGACACGAATAAAAAAATGCTTCTTGCGCTCAACATGTGGGATGAGGCGCAAAAAGAGGGCATTAAAATCAATACAGAAAAGCTTTCTCAAGAATTAGGGGTTGTGTGCGTGCCAACAAGCGCAAGATCCAAAGAAGATCGCTTGAACACCGAGCTTTTATTAGATGAAATTGTCAGGCTTTATTCTCAAAACGCTACAAACAACGAAAGCATAAAAGTCCCATCTCAAAGCTTTAAGGAGTCTTTAAAATACAGCCAGAGCGCTCAAAGAATCGCTCAATCAGTGATCAGTGAAAACAAACAAAATGCGAGTTTTGAACACACTTATAAGATTGATAAGATTTTAATGCACCCGCGTTATGGGATTTTCATTTTTTTAGGGTTTATGTTTGTCATTTTTTCCTTGAGCTTTTTAATAGGGGGGGGAGTGCAAAAAGCGCTTGAAGAGGGGTTCAAGTTTTTGAGCGATAGTATTAAAGAAAATGTGGCTAATGAAGATTTAGCGTCTTTGGTGGGCGATGGCATTATTGGGGGAGTGGGAGCGACGGTTTCATTCTTGCCTTTAATTGTGGTGTTGTATTTTGGGATTTCTTTACTAGAGACGACAGGCTATATGAGTAGGGTAGCGTTTTTACTGGATGGAATCTTGCATAAATTTGGCTTGCATGGGAAGAGTTTTATCCCTTTAATCACCGGTTTTGGCTGCTCAGTACCCGCTTACATGGCGACAAGAACCTTACAAAATTATAACGAACGATTGATCACGCTTTTTGTGATCGGCTTTATGAGTTGCTCGGCAAGGTTGCCTATTTATGTGCTGTTTGTAGGCTCGTTTTTCCCTTCTTCAAGCGCGGGGTTTGTGCTGTTTTGTATTTATATTTTGGGGGCGGTTGTAGCATTAGTGATGGCCAAATTACTCAAATTAAGCGTGTTTAAAGGACAGACCGAATCTTTCATTATGGAAATGCCCAAATACCGCTTGCCCAGTTGGAGAATGGTCTATTTCAGTATCTATACCAAATCGCTTTCTTACCTTAAAAAGGCCGGGACTTATATTTTAGTGGGAGCGATTTTAATCTGGTTTATGTCTCAATACCCTAAAAGCGATGCGGCTATGAAAACTTATAAACAAGAAAGCTTATTAGTGGATAAAGACACCACCCTTTCAAGCGAAGTTAAAGAAGAAAAATTAAAAGAATTAAAAGCCAAACTGGATCAAAAGAATTTAAAAAATAGCATCGTAGGAAGAGGCGGGGCGTATTTGGAAAAAGTCTTTAGCCCTATGGATTTTGATTGGCGTTTGAGCGTCTCGCTTGTAACCGGATTTATGGCTAAAGAGGTGGTGGTTTCTACTTTGGGGGTGTTGTTTTCTCTAGGGGATCAAAATGAAAAATCTGACGCTTTTAGAGAGATCTTAAGAAAAGAAGTCAGCGTGCCTAGCGGGATCGCTTTTATCGTGTTTGTGATGTTTTATATCCCTTGTTTTGCAGCGACCATTACTTTTGGTAGGGAAGCTGGGGGGATCAAGTTTGTAGCGTATTTATTCATCTTCACAACCGTTGTAGCGTATGCGTTTTCCTTGATAGCTTTTTATGCAACTCAAATTTTGGTTTAA
- a CDS encoding 3'-5' exonuclease, whose translation MRKRRVMLCVFDIETIPSVSLCKEHFQLKEDDALKICEWSFEKQKEKSGSEFLPLYLHEIISIAAVIGDDYGQFVKVGNFGQKHENKEGFTSEKELLEDFFRYFNEKQPRLISFNGRGFDMPLLTLKALKYNLTLDAFYSQENKWENYRARYSEQFHLDLMDSLSHYGSVRGLNLNGICSMMNIPGKFDVSGDLVHAIYYNPHLSQKEKKGIIDGYCQSDVLNTYWLFLKYEVLKGALNKEQYLGLLNDFLEKFPKEKSYSSVFINALEKEIREFA comes from the coding sequence ATGCGAAAGAGGCGTGTGATGTTGTGCGTGTTTGATATAGAAACCATTCCTAGCGTGAGCTTGTGTAAAGAGCATTTTCAATTAAAAGAAGACGATGCGCTAAAAATCTGTGAATGGAGTTTTGAAAAACAAAAAGAAAAAAGCGGGAGCGAGTTTTTACCCCTTTATTTGCATGAAATTATCTCTATTGCAGCGGTCATTGGCGATGATTACGGGCAGTTTGTCAAAGTGGGGAATTTTGGTCAAAAACACGAGAATAAAGAGGGTTTTACAAGCGAAAAAGAGCTTTTAGAAGACTTTTTTAGATACTTTAACGAAAAACAACCGCGCCTAATAAGCTTCAATGGCAGAGGTTTTGATATGCCTCTACTCACGCTCAAAGCCCTTAAATACAATTTAACCTTAGACGCTTTTTACAGCCAAGAAAACAAATGGGAAAATTACCGCGCGCGTTATAGCGAGCAGTTTCATTTGGATTTAATGGATAGCTTGAGCCATTATGGATCCGTTAGGGGGTTGAATTTGAATGGCATTTGCTCTATGATGAATATTCCTGGTAAATTTGATGTGAGCGGGGATTTAGTGCATGCGATTTATTACAATCCCCATTTAAGCCAAAAGGAGAAAAAAGGCATTATTGATGGCTATTGCCAAAGCGATGTGCTTAACACTTACTGGCTTTTTTTAAAATACGAAGTGTTAAAAGGGGCTTTAAATAAGGAGCAATACCTTGGGCTATTGAATGATTTTTTAGAAAAATTCCCTAAAGAAAAATCCTATTCAAGCGTTTTTATTAACGCTTTAGAGAAAGAAATTAGGGAGTTTGCTTAA
- a CDS encoding TonB-dependent receptor family protein, with translation MKRILVSLVVLSHSAHAVKTHNLERVEASGVANDKEAPLSWRSKEVRNYMGSRTVISNKQLTKSANQSIEEALQNVPGVHIRNATGIGAVPSFSVRGFGGGSSGHSNTAMVLVNGIPIYVAPYVDISIPIFPVTFQSVDRISVTKGGESVRYGPNVFGGVINVITKGIPTKWESQVSERATFWGKSENGGFFNQNSKNLDKSLANNMLFDTYLRTGGMMNKHFGIQAQVNWLKGQGFRYNSPTNIQNYMLDSLYQINDSNKITAFFQYYNYFMADPGSLGIEAYNQNRFQNNRPNNNKSGRAKRWGAVYQNFFGDTDRVGGDFTFSYYGHDMSRDFQFDSNFLNVNTNPKLGPVYTNQNYAGFFIFDHLRRYIMNAFEPNLNLVVNTNKVKQTFNVGMRFMTMDMYFRLDQSTCEKTDIFNGVCHMPPYVLSKKPSNNQNLFNNYTAVWLSDKIELFDSKLVITPGLRYTFLNYNNKEPEKHDFSVWKTTKKRQNEWSPALNIGYKPMENWIWYANYRRSFIPPQHTMLGITRTNYNQIFNEIEVGQRYSYKNLLSFNTNYFVIFANRYYAGGYSPQPINARSQGVELELYYAPIRGLQFHVAYTYIDARITSNADDIAYYFTGIVNKPFDIKGKRLPYVSPNQFIFDMMYTYKHTTFGISSYFYSRAYSSMLNQAKDQTVCLPLNPEYTGGLEYGCNSVGLLPLYFVLNVQVSSILWQSGRHKITGSLQINNLFNMKYYFRGIGTSPTGREPAPGRSITAYLNYEF, from the coding sequence ATGAAAAGAATTTTAGTCTCTTTGGTTGTTTTGAGTCATAGCGCGCATGCTGTCAAAACTCATAATTTGGAAAGGGTAGAAGCTTCAGGGGTGGCTAACGATAAAGAAGCGCCTTTAAGCTGGAGGAGTAAGGAAGTTAGAAACTATATGGGTTCTCGCACGGTGATTTCTAACAAGCAACTCACTAAAAGCGCCAATCAGAGCATTGAAGAAGCTTTGCAAAATGTGCCAGGCGTGCATATTAGAAACGCTACCGGTATTGGAGCTGTGCCTAGCTTTTCTGTTAGGGGCTTTGGTGGGGGGAGTTCAGGGCATTCCAATACGGCTATGGTTTTAGTCAATGGGATCCCCATTTATGTCGCGCCCTATGTTGATATTAGCATTCCTATTTTCCCTGTAACCTTTCAATCTGTAGATAGAATCAGCGTAACCAAGGGCGGGGAGAGCGTGCGTTATGGCCCTAATGTTTTTGGCGGTGTGATTAATGTGATCACTAAGGGCATTCCTACCAAGTGGGAAAGTCAGGTGAGCGAGAGGGCCACTTTTTGGGGCAAATCTGAAAATGGGGGCTTTTTCAATCAAAATTCTAAAAACCTTGACAAGAGCTTAGCCAATAACATGCTTTTTGACACTTACTTAAGAACAGGGGGCATGATGAATAAGCATTTTGGAATCCAAGCTCAAGTCAATTGGCTCAAAGGGCAAGGGTTTAGATACAACAGCCCTACCAACATTCAAAACTACATGTTAGATTCATTGTATCAAATCAATGATAGCAATAAGATCACCGCTTTTTTCCAATACTATAATTATTTTATGGCAGACCCCGGATCTTTAGGCATAGAAGCGTATAATCAAAATCGTTTTCAAAACAACCGCCCTAATAACAATAAAAGCGGGAGAGCAAAGCGATGGGGGGCTGTGTATCAAAACTTTTTTGGGGACACGGATAGGGTAGGTGGGGATTTCACTTTCAGTTACTATGGGCATGACATGTCAAGGGATTTTCAATTTGATTCTAATTTTTTGAATGTCAACACCAATCCTAAATTAGGCCCTGTTTATACCAATCAAAATTATGCAGGATTTTTCATCTTTGATCATTTAAGGCGTTACATAATGAACGCTTTTGAGCCTAATTTGAACTTAGTCGTCAATACCAATAAAGTTAAGCAAACTTTTAATGTGGGCATGCGTTTTATGACAATGGATATGTATTTCAGATTGGATCAAAGCACATGCGAAAAAACAGATATTTTTAATGGGGTGTGCCACATGCCCCCATATGTTCTTTCTAAAAAACCCAGCAACAATCAAAACCTGTTTAACAACTATACAGCGGTATGGTTGAGCGATAAAATAGAGCTTTTTGATTCTAAATTGGTGATAACTCCAGGGCTTAGATACACTTTTTTGAACTATAACAACAAAGAGCCAGAAAAGCATGATTTTTCTGTATGGAAGACTACAAAAAAGCGTCAAAACGAATGGAGTCCCGCCCTTAACATTGGCTATAAACCTATGGAAAATTGGATATGGTATGCGAACTACCGCCGCAGTTTTATCCCCCCACAACATACAATGCTAGGCATTACTAGGACTAATTACAACCAAATTTTCAATGAAATTGAAGTGGGGCAACGCTATAGTTATAAAAATCTGTTGAGCTTTAATACCAATTATTTTGTGATTTTTGCCAATCGTTACTATGCGGGAGGCTATAGCCCACAGCCTATTAACGCTAGGAGTCAAGGGGTGGAATTGGAATTGTATTACGCTCCGATTAGGGGTTTGCAATTCCATGTGGCTTACACTTACATTGATGCGCGCATCACTTCTAACGCTGATGATATTGCTTATTATTTTACAGGCATTGTCAATAAACCCTTTGACATTAAAGGGAAGCGTTTGCCTTATGTGAGTCCTAACCAATTCATATTTGACATGATGTATACTTACAAGCACACGACTTTTGGAATCAGCAGTTATTTTTATAGCCGCGCTTATAGTTCCATGCTCAATCAAGCTAAAGATCAAACCGTGTGCCTGCCCTTAAACCCAGAATACACAGGGGGGTTAGAGTATGGTTGTAATTCAGTGGGGTTATTGCCCTTGTATTTTGTGTTGAATGTCCAAGTAAGCTCAATCTTATGGCAAAGCGGTAGGCATAAAATCACCGGGAGTTTGCAAATCAATAACCTTTTCAACATGAAGTATTATTTTAGGGGAATTGGCACAAGCCCTACAGGAAGAGAGCCCGCACCAGGGAGATCCATTACAGCGTATTTGAATTATGAGTTTTAA
- the fliP gene encoding flagellar type III secretion system pore protein FliP (The bacterial flagellar biogenesis protein FliP forms a type III secretion system (T3SS)-type pore required for flagellar assembly.), with the protein MRFFIFLILICPLICPLMSADSALPSVNLSLNAPNDPKQLVTTLNVIALLTLLVLAPSLILVMTSFTRLIVVFSFLRTALGTQQTPPTQILVSLSLILTFFIMEPSLKKAYDTGIKPYMDKKISYTEAFEKSALPFKEFMLKNTREKDLALFFRIRNLPNPKTPDEVSLSVLIPAFMISELKTAFQIGFLLYLPFLVIDMVISSILMAMGMMMLPPVMISLPFKILVFILVDGFNLLTENLVTSFKMV; encoded by the coding sequence TTGCGTTTTTTCATTTTTTTAATCCTCATTTGCCCTTTAATATGCCCTTTAATGAGCGCTGATAGTGCATTGCCCAGCGTCAATCTCTCTTTAAACGCTCCTAATGATCCTAAACAGCTTGTAACCACCCTTAATGTCATCGCCCTACTCACGCTGTTAGTTTTAGCCCCATCATTGATTTTAGTGATGACGAGTTTCACCCGTTTGATCGTGGTGTTTTCTTTTTTAAGGACCGCTTTAGGCACGCAACAAACCCCACCCACTCAAATTTTAGTCTCGCTCTCTTTGATATTGACTTTTTTCATCATGGAACCTAGCTTGAAAAAGGCTTATGACACAGGGATTAAGCCTTATATGGATAAAAAGATTTCTTACACCGAAGCGTTTGAAAAAAGCGCTCTGCCTTTCAAAGAATTCATGCTTAAAAACACACGAGAAAAGGATCTAGCCCTTTTTTTTAGGATTAGAAATCTCCCTAACCCTAAAACCCCTGATGAGGTGAGTTTGAGCGTTTTAATCCCGGCATTCATGATAAGCGAGTTGAAAACAGCGTTTCAAATCGGCTTTTTACTCTACTTGCCTTTTTTGGTGATTGATATGGTTATCAGCTCTATTTTAATGGCGATGGGCATGATGATGCTCCCGCCTGTAATGATTTCTCTGCCTTTTAAAATTTTAGTGTTTATTCTGGTAGATGGGTTTAATTTATTGACCGAGAATTTAGTGACGAGTTTTAAAATGGTTTAA
- a CDS encoding CoA transferase subunit A, giving the protein MNKVITDLDKALSGLKDGDTILVGGFGLCGIPEYAIDYIYKKGIKDLVVVSNNCGVDDFGLGILLEKKQIKKIIASYVGENKIFESQMLNGEIEVVLTPQGTLAENLRAGGAGIPAYYTPTGVGTLIAQGKESREFNGKEYILERAITGDYGLIKAYKSDTLGNLVFRKTARNFNPLCAMASKICVAEVEEIVPAGELDPDEIHLPGIYVQHIYKGEKFEKRIEKTTTRSTK; this is encoded by the coding sequence ATGAATAAGGTTATAACCGATTTAGACAAAGCGTTGAGCGGGTTAAAAGATGGGGATACTATTTTAGTGGGCGGTTTTGGGCTGTGCGGGATACCCGAATACGCCATTGATTACATTTATAAGAAAGGCATTAAGGATTTGGTTGTCGTGAGCAATAATTGCGGCGTTGATGACTTTGGGCTTGGTATTCTTTTGGAAAAAAAGCAGATTAAAAAGATTATCGCTTCCTATGTGGGGGAGAATAAGATTTTTGAATCGCAAATGTTGAACGGAGAAATTGAAGTCGTTTTGACACCGCAAGGCACGCTGGCTGAAAACTTACGCGCTGGAGGGGCTGGGATACCCGCTTACTACACCCCAACAGGGGTTGGGACTTTAATCGCTCAAGGCAAGGAATCAAGGGAGTTTAACGGCAAGGAGTATATTTTAGAAAGAGCCATAACGGGCGATTATGGGCTTATCAAAGCCTATAAAAGCGACACTCTTGGGAACTTGGTGTTTAGAAAAACGGCCCGAAATTTCAACCCCTTGTGTGCGATGGCGTCAAAAATATGCGTCGCTGAAGTGGAAGAAATTGTCCCGGCCGGGGAATTAGACCCAGATGAAATACACTTGCCAGGAATCTATGTGCAACACATCTATAAGGGCGAGAAATTTGAAAAACGGATAGAAAAAACCACCACAAGGAGCACGAAATGA